Within the Dehalococcoidia bacterium genome, the region ACCCGTCACTTCGGCGAAGCCGTCGATAATGGTCTTGGGCACCGCCCGCACCTGGTAGGTCTGAGCCAGGTGGGGGAACTCCTCCGCCTCCACCACATCGGCGCGGATGCGGGCGTTTTCCATTGCCACGGCGTGGGCCAACCTGGCCACCTGGGGACAGTGGGGTCAGGTGGGGGTGACGA harbors:
- a CDS encoding thioredoxin family protein, with product MAHAVAMENARIRADVVEAEEFPHLAQTYQVRAVPKTIIDGFAEVTGAVSPEMFVEKLLTVVGRFDLVGRLKALQEQERKGG